The following proteins are encoded in a genomic region of Streptomyces lunaelactis:
- a CDS encoding IclR family transcriptional regulator: MPTSSASTTDTAKTAPSGGVQSLERAFDLLERMADAGGEVGLSELSASSGLPLPTIHRLMRTLVACGYVRQQSNRRYALGPRLIRLGESASRLLGTWARPYLARLVEETGETANMALLDGDEIVYVAQVPSKHSMRMFTEVGRRVLPHSTGVGKALLAHTPPEEVRALLARTGMPAATEKTITTPEGFLDALEQVRRAGYAVDDNEQEIGVRCLAVSVPNSPTAAAVSISGPAGRVTEEATEKIVPILQEVARDLSAALASTAAQA, from the coding sequence GTGCCGACGTCCAGCGCCAGCACCACCGACACCGCCAAGACCGCTCCCAGCGGTGGCGTGCAGTCCCTGGAGCGCGCATTCGACCTGCTCGAGAGAATGGCCGACGCCGGTGGCGAGGTCGGGCTGAGTGAGCTCTCCGCCAGCAGCGGCCTGCCGCTGCCCACGATCCACCGCCTCATGCGCACCCTCGTGGCCTGCGGCTACGTACGCCAGCAGTCCAACCGTCGCTACGCGCTCGGCCCCCGTCTGATCCGGCTGGGCGAGTCCGCATCGCGGCTGCTCGGCACCTGGGCCCGCCCGTACCTCGCCCGCCTGGTCGAGGAGACCGGCGAGACGGCGAACATGGCGCTGCTCGACGGTGACGAGATCGTGTACGTCGCTCAGGTGCCGTCCAAGCACTCCATGCGGATGTTCACCGAGGTCGGCCGGCGGGTGCTGCCGCACTCCACGGGCGTGGGCAAGGCGCTGCTCGCGCACACCCCGCCGGAGGAGGTACGGGCCCTGCTCGCCCGGACCGGCATGCCGGCCGCCACCGAGAAGACGATCACGACGCCCGAGGGCTTCCTCGACGCACTGGAACAGGTGCGGCGCGCGGGCTACGCGGTCGACGACAACGAGCAGGAGATCGGGGTCCGCTGCCTGGCGGTCTCGGTGCCCAACTCCCCGACGGCGGCGGCGGTCTCGATCTCCGGCCCGGCGGGCCGGGTCACCGAGGAGGCCACGGAGAAGATCGTCCCGATCCTCCAGGAGGTCGCCCGGGACCTCTCGGCGGCGCTGGCCAGCACGGCGGCCCAGGCCTAG
- the allB gene encoding allantoinase AllB: MSDRDVNLVLRSTRVITPEGTCAASVSVAAGKIVAVQPYAAQVPAGARLEDFGDDVVLPGLVDTHVHVNDPGRTEWEGFWTATRAAAAGGITTLLDMPLNSLPPTTTVGNLRTKQDVARPKAHVDTGFWGGAIPSNVKDLRPLYDAGVFGFKCFLSPSGVEEFPELDQEQLARSMAEIAGFGGLLIVHAEDPHQLAAAPQESGPKYADFLASRPRDAENTAIEGLIAAAKRHGARVHVLHLSSSDALPPIAAAKREGVRISVESCPHFLTLTAEEVPDGATEFKCCPPIREAENQDALWEGLADGTIDCIVSDHSPCTTDLKTPDFASAWGGISSLQLGLPAIWTEARKRGHTLEDVVRWMSAAPAELAGLDQKGAIEAGRDADFAVLAPDETFTVDPAELHHRNQVTAYAGKTLHGVVRSTWLRGERIVENGTLAEPTGRLLERNI; encoded by the coding sequence GTGTCCGACAGGGACGTGAACCTGGTTCTGCGCTCGACACGCGTCATCACCCCGGAGGGGACGTGCGCCGCATCGGTCTCCGTCGCCGCCGGGAAGATCGTGGCGGTACAGCCGTACGCCGCCCAGGTGCCGGCCGGGGCCCGGCTCGAGGACTTCGGGGACGATGTCGTACTCCCCGGCCTCGTCGACACCCATGTCCATGTGAACGACCCCGGCCGCACCGAGTGGGAAGGCTTCTGGACCGCCACCCGCGCGGCCGCAGCCGGCGGCATCACAACCCTGCTCGACATGCCCCTCAACTCCCTCCCGCCGACCACCACGGTCGGCAACCTGCGCACCAAGCAGGACGTGGCGCGGCCCAAGGCGCACGTCGACACCGGCTTCTGGGGCGGCGCGATCCCGTCCAATGTGAAGGACCTGCGACCGCTGTACGACGCCGGCGTCTTCGGCTTCAAGTGCTTCCTCTCGCCGTCCGGCGTGGAGGAGTTCCCGGAGCTCGACCAGGAGCAGCTCGCCCGCTCCATGGCCGAGATCGCCGGCTTCGGCGGGCTGCTGATCGTGCACGCCGAGGACCCGCACCAGCTGGCAGCCGCGCCCCAGGAGTCCGGGCCCAAGTACGCCGACTTCCTCGCGTCCCGGCCGCGCGACGCCGAGAACACGGCGATCGAGGGCCTGATCGCGGCGGCCAAGCGGCACGGCGCGCGCGTGCACGTACTGCATCTGTCCTCCTCCGACGCGCTGCCGCCGATCGCCGCCGCCAAGCGTGAGGGCGTCAGGATCTCGGTCGAGTCCTGCCCGCACTTCCTCACCCTCACGGCGGAGGAAGTCCCCGACGGGGCAACGGAGTTCAAGTGCTGTCCGCCGATCCGTGAGGCCGAGAACCAGGACGCGCTGTGGGAGGGCCTGGCCGACGGGACGATCGACTGCATCGTCTCCGACCACTCACCCTGCACCACCGATCTGAAGACCCCCGATTTCGCCTCCGCCTGGGGCGGCATCTCCTCGCTCCAGCTGGGCCTCCCGGCGATCTGGACCGAGGCCCGCAAGCGCGGCCACACCCTGGAGGACGTCGTCCGCTGGATGTCGGCGGCTCCCGCGGAGCTCGCCGGGCTCGACCAGAAGGGCGCGATCGAGGCAGGCCGGGACGCGGACTTCGCGGTCCTGGCGCCGGACGAGACCTTCACCGTCGACCCGGCCGAACTCCACCACCGCAACCAGGTGACGGCCTACGCGGGCAAGACCCTGCACGGAGTCGTCAGGTCGACGTGGCTGCGCGGCGAACGCATCGTGGAGAACGGCACCCTGGCCGAGCCGACCGGCCGGCTGCTCGAAAGGAACATCTGA
- the alc gene encoding allantoicase — translation MVSIPSFTGDAGPFGGGDPYADYRTADFPFAHHADLADRRLGAGVIAANDEFFAERENMLKPEAAEFDPEHFGHKGKIMDGWETRRRRGISAEQPHPTADDHDWALVRLGAPGVVRGIVIDTAHFRGNYPQAVSVEAASVAGSPSPEELLAPDVKWATLVPRTAIGGHAANGFAVDVEQRFTHLRVNQHPDGGIARLRVYGEVAPDPAWLGVLGTFDVVALENGGQVEDASDRFYSPATNTIQPGRSRKMDDGWETRRRRDKGNDWIRYELVEQASIRAVEIDTAYLKGNSAGWASLSVRDGESGEWAEALPRTRLQPDTNHRFVLGAGAVGTHVRVDIYPDGGISRLRLFGSLTEVGATRLAARHQELGG, via the coding sequence ATCGTGTCCATCCCTTCCTTCACCGGTGACGCCGGCCCGTTCGGCGGCGGTGACCCGTACGCCGACTACCGCACGGCCGACTTCCCGTTCGCGCACCACGCCGACCTCGCCGACCGGCGGCTCGGCGCGGGCGTCATCGCCGCCAACGACGAGTTCTTCGCCGAGCGCGAGAACATGCTCAAGCCCGAGGCCGCGGAGTTCGACCCGGAGCACTTCGGCCACAAGGGCAAGATCATGGACGGCTGGGAGACCCGCCGTCGCCGCGGCATCTCGGCCGAGCAGCCGCACCCGACCGCCGACGACCACGACTGGGCGCTGGTACGGCTCGGTGCGCCCGGCGTCGTACGCGGCATCGTGATCGACACGGCCCACTTCCGCGGCAACTACCCGCAGGCGGTGTCGGTCGAGGCCGCGTCGGTGGCCGGATCCCCCTCGCCCGAGGAACTGCTCGCCCCCGACGTGAAGTGGGCGACGCTCGTCCCCCGTACGGCCATCGGCGGCCACGCGGCGAACGGCTTCGCCGTCGACGTCGAACAGCGCTTCACGCACCTGCGCGTCAACCAGCACCCCGACGGCGGCATCGCCCGCCTGCGGGTCTACGGCGAGGTCGCGCCCGACCCGGCGTGGCTCGGCGTGCTGGGCACGTTCGACGTCGTGGCGCTGGAGAACGGCGGCCAGGTCGAGGACGCGTCCGACCGCTTCTACTCCCCGGCCACCAACACCATCCAGCCGGGCCGCTCCCGCAAGATGGACGACGGCTGGGAGACCCGCCGCCGCCGGGACAAGGGCAACGACTGGATCCGCTACGAGCTGGTGGAGCAGGCGTCGATCCGCGCGGTGGAGATCGACACGGCGTATCTGAAGGGCAACAGCGCGGGCTGGGCGTCGCTGTCCGTCCGCGACGGCGAGTCCGGTGAGTGGGCCGAGGCGCTGCCGCGTACGCGCCTCCAGCCGGACACCAACCACCGCTTTGTGCTGGGGGCGGGGGCGGTGGGTACGCATGTGCGGGTGGACATTTACCCGGACGGCGGGATTTCGCGGCTGCGGCTGTTCGGTTCGCTGACGGAGGTCGGCGCGACGAGGCTGGCCGCGCGCCACCAGGAACTGGGCGGCTGA
- a CDS encoding heparin lyase I family protein → MKRSRIRAWIVAVSSTMLAAGVALAPVQTAMADPAGVQRTLDWEQSADRTLPAAAPANLNKQWATSYGATNVTSPTRDGSHAARFELRKSDPVVSSSKRAEISQRDEQPAGADRWYGFSINLATTWTHDTSAEIVSQWHHCDVGCPGTSPPLALLTDEGRWKIDFRGEPIDLGAYTTGTWVDWVFHVTWRTDSTGLLQVWKNGERVVHQTGATHDGGPRSPYFKFGIYKWDWNTGAPSSTTQRVMYYDALRLGDERAVHRDIAPQRTCARAPAVAAASATTYEPANPPSNAIDSNLTTRWSGQGFGAALILDTGAPRQLCGATVAWHRGDLRWNDYTIHASQDGVSYTKVWEGRSSGTTTAPETVHFTSGALDARYLKISFWANPENDWASITEARPLGL, encoded by the coding sequence ATGAAAAGGTCACGTATCAGAGCATGGATCGTCGCAGTGAGCTCGACGATGCTGGCCGCGGGGGTGGCGCTGGCACCCGTGCAGACAGCCATGGCCGATCCCGCCGGCGTGCAACGCACCCTCGACTGGGAGCAGTCGGCTGACCGGACCCTCCCCGCCGCGGCACCCGCCAACCTCAACAAGCAGTGGGCCACTTCGTACGGCGCCACCAACGTCACCAGCCCCACACGCGACGGCTCCCACGCAGCCCGCTTCGAGCTGCGCAAATCCGATCCGGTCGTCTCCAGCAGCAAGCGGGCGGAGATCTCGCAGCGCGACGAGCAACCCGCAGGCGCCGACCGGTGGTACGGCTTCAGCATCAACCTCGCGACCACATGGACCCACGACACCTCGGCCGAGATCGTGAGCCAGTGGCACCACTGCGACGTCGGCTGCCCGGGCACCTCTCCCCCCTTGGCACTTCTGACCGACGAAGGGCGCTGGAAGATCGACTTCCGCGGTGAGCCCATCGATCTGGGTGCCTACACCACGGGGACCTGGGTGGACTGGGTCTTCCACGTGACCTGGAGGACGGACAGCACCGGCCTCCTGCAGGTGTGGAAGAACGGCGAACGCGTCGTGCACCAGACCGGCGCCACCCACGACGGGGGACCACGGTCGCCCTACTTCAAGTTCGGTATCTACAAGTGGGACTGGAACACCGGAGCTCCCTCCAGCACCACGCAGCGGGTGATGTACTACGACGCTCTGCGTCTGGGTGACGAACGCGCCGTCCACAGGGACATCGCGCCCCAGCGAACCTGTGCGCGAGCCCCAGCGGTCGCCGCCGCGTCCGCCACCACGTACGAACCGGCGAACCCACCCTCCAACGCCATCGACAGCAACCTGACGACCCGCTGGTCCGGCCAGGGATTCGGCGCCGCACTGATCCTCGACACGGGCGCACCCCGCCAGCTCTGCGGCGCCACCGTGGCCTGGCATCGCGGTGACCTGCGGTGGAACGACTACACCATCCACGCTTCACAGGACGGCGTCTCGTACACCAAGGTGTGGGAGGGCCGCAGCTCCGGGACGACCACGGCGCCGGAGACGGTGCACTTCACCTCGGGCGCCCTGGACGCCCGATACCTCAAGATCTCGTTCTGGGCGAATCCCGAGAACGACTGGGCAAGCATCACCGAAGCGAGGCCACTCGGTCTCTAG
- a CDS encoding response regulator transcription factor — MTPIRMVIVDDHEVFRNGLRDYAEVAGMHVVGEAGNAAEAVDVVLDTEPDVVVMDLEMAGGDGLTAIRALAGERPDLPVVVVSGYDEGSRVSDALRAGAAGFVLKTCSAPALLAALGAAARGLTVLDHTARSHLFGALEAARTPAASPFPSLSGRERQVLTLLAQGKEPSRIARELFLDPHTVHNYLSSVVRKLGVAGRNEAAEVARAHGLGNGSGSRPGDP; from the coding sequence TTGACACCGATCCGGATGGTCATCGTCGATGATCACGAAGTCTTCCGCAACGGTCTGCGCGACTACGCGGAGGTGGCGGGCATGCATGTGGTGGGTGAGGCCGGCAATGCCGCGGAAGCGGTGGACGTCGTTCTGGACACGGAACCGGACGTCGTGGTGATGGACTTGGAGATGGCGGGAGGCGACGGGCTGACAGCGATCCGCGCCTTGGCCGGTGAACGGCCGGACCTGCCGGTCGTCGTCGTGTCGGGCTACGACGAGGGTTCCCGGGTCAGCGACGCGCTGCGCGCCGGTGCCGCCGGATTCGTACTGAAGACGTGTTCAGCACCCGCTCTGCTGGCGGCTCTCGGTGCGGCCGCCCGAGGACTGACCGTGCTCGACCACACTGCGCGCAGCCACCTCTTCGGTGCCCTGGAGGCGGCACGGACGCCGGCGGCCAGTCCCTTCCCCTCCCTCAGCGGGCGGGAACGTCAGGTGCTGACCCTGCTCGCCCAGGGCAAGGAGCCGTCCCGAATTGCCCGTGAGCTCTTCCTCGACCCTCACACGGTGCACAACTACCTGTCGTCCGTCGTTCGCAAGCTCGGTGTGGCCGGGCGCAATGAGGCCGCAGAAGTAGCGCGAGCCCACGGCTTGGGGAACGGTTCCGGTTCCAGGCCGGGTGACCCGTGA
- a CDS encoding GAF domain-containing sensor histidine kinase, producing the protein MAAGALCGVAAAVCIAAYEGRLQDLYWGDAGVSVSFAAVGGLLAHRLPRHPLGWLMLLMAQSGSLGCLIHQVWPLASAARMPGTSVLGWMTAWVWWPAFGALPLALLLYPTGRLPSPRWRLTGLIFSALVVLPTATLAVVGAIHPTAGVVDPEDIGQSPLFPVNRVTFIALQVCLLIALISVVTRWRRGARLERDQLKWLAFAVALAIGGQVALDLVPYSPVVLHGIGFCLDAGVPAAVAVAVLRYRLWAIDLIIRRSLAYAGLTAGVVVLYAGVMWSVNGVLHRRSTFAASVLATGVVAVALQPLHQRSQRAVNRIFFGDRDEPHTVIARLTARLRSSVEPDAALPMVASTLADALRLSYVAIETPAGPRVRHGAPTGTVLTLPLEYRNAVIGRLMVSPRLPGDDLSSADRELLNQTAGLAAMAVETARLTADLRESRERVVRAREEERRRLRRDLHDGVGPSLVGLRLRLAAAEHLAEGSAEHLRERLQALQVLVDGITSDVSQAVVGLRPAALDDEGLIEALRLYAERLSSPDSIRITVEAEGDAAELPAAVDAAAYLIATEAMTNVVRHAAATQCVVTVRVSDILELSVADNGKGLRAQRRPGVGLTSMRERAEELGGELLLDTKQERGLTVVARLPLGSPS; encoded by the coding sequence GTGGCAGCGGGTGCTCTGTGTGGTGTGGCCGCGGCGGTGTGCATCGCGGCCTACGAAGGGCGACTGCAGGACCTGTACTGGGGCGATGCCGGGGTCTCGGTGTCTTTCGCGGCCGTCGGAGGATTGCTGGCGCATCGGCTGCCGCGCCACCCGCTGGGCTGGCTCATGCTCCTGATGGCGCAGAGCGGTTCGCTCGGATGCCTGATCCACCAGGTGTGGCCGCTGGCGTCAGCAGCACGGATGCCCGGCACAAGTGTTCTCGGCTGGATGACGGCGTGGGTGTGGTGGCCGGCCTTCGGCGCGCTTCCCCTGGCTCTTCTGCTGTACCCCACGGGACGCCTGCCTTCGCCGCGCTGGCGCCTGACCGGCCTCATCTTCTCGGCTCTGGTGGTTCTGCCAACCGCCACCCTCGCAGTGGTCGGGGCCATCCATCCCACGGCCGGCGTGGTGGATCCCGAGGACATCGGGCAGAGCCCCCTCTTTCCCGTGAACCGGGTCACGTTCATCGCTTTGCAGGTATGTCTCCTGATTGCCCTGATCTCGGTCGTGACACGGTGGCGAAGAGGAGCGCGGCTGGAGCGCGACCAGTTGAAGTGGCTGGCCTTCGCCGTCGCGCTGGCCATAGGCGGGCAGGTCGCGCTTGACCTCGTCCCGTACTCGCCCGTGGTGCTGCATGGGATCGGCTTCTGCCTCGATGCCGGCGTCCCCGCCGCCGTGGCCGTCGCGGTACTGCGTTACCGGCTGTGGGCCATTGATCTGATCATTCGGCGCTCGCTTGCCTATGCGGGGCTCACTGCGGGCGTGGTTGTCCTGTATGCGGGTGTGATGTGGTCGGTCAACGGTGTTCTCCACCGGAGGTCCACCTTCGCGGCCTCCGTGCTGGCGACCGGCGTGGTCGCGGTGGCTCTTCAGCCGCTGCACCAGCGCAGTCAGCGTGCCGTGAACCGGATCTTCTTCGGTGACCGGGACGAACCCCACACCGTCATCGCCCGTCTGACCGCACGTCTGCGGTCCTCGGTCGAGCCGGACGCCGCCCTGCCCATGGTGGCCAGCACTCTGGCAGACGCGCTGCGCCTGTCGTACGTAGCCATCGAGACGCCCGCGGGACCCCGCGTGCGTCATGGTGCGCCCACCGGCACCGTACTGACCCTTCCGCTGGAATACCGGAACGCGGTCATCGGCCGGCTGATGGTCAGCCCCCGACTGCCGGGAGACGACCTTTCCTCCGCCGACAGAGAGCTGCTCAACCAGACAGCCGGACTGGCGGCGATGGCCGTGGAGACCGCCAGGCTCACCGCCGACCTGAGGGAATCACGTGAACGTGTGGTACGTGCACGCGAGGAAGAGCGTCGGCGTCTGCGCCGGGACCTGCACGACGGCGTCGGGCCCTCCCTCGTGGGGCTCCGCCTGCGGCTCGCGGCAGCCGAGCACCTGGCTGAGGGCAGCGCGGAGCACCTGCGCGAACGGCTCCAGGCCCTGCAGGTCCTGGTGGACGGCATCACGTCCGATGTTTCCCAGGCGGTGGTGGGCCTGCGCCCCGCCGCTCTCGACGACGAAGGTCTGATCGAGGCTCTGCGTCTGTACGCGGAGCGGCTGTCCTCCCCCGACAGCATCCGCATCACCGTGGAGGCTGAAGGGGACGCAGCGGAACTGCCCGCAGCAGTGGACGCCGCCGCGTACCTCATCGCTACAGAGGCCATGACCAACGTCGTCCGGCATGCAGCCGCCACGCAGTGCGTCGTGACCGTGCGGGTGTCCGACATTCTCGAACTGAGTGTCGCCGACAACGGAAAGGGGCTGAGGGCGCAGCGTCGCCCGGGAGTGGGGCTGACCTCCATGCGTGAGCGGGCGGAGGAGCTGGGCGGCGAGCTGTTGCTCGACACGAAGCAGGAGCGCGGTCTCACTGTGGTGGCGCGCCTTCCGCTGGGGAGCCCGAGTTGA